One stretch of Clavelina lepadiformis chromosome 6, kaClaLepa1.1, whole genome shotgun sequence DNA includes these proteins:
- the LOC143463121 gene encoding uncharacterized protein LOC143463121 isoform X3, producing the protein MMSLNWVYDYVYLLGGLNTLLLAVLVILVTRYTFFSASKKKQVPKVKVKTPLPEKQPRKNFAAGDQATPFGCSAEHLNEVMRCAWILHNYEPPNTEFGSGEPSVKVGKNTEEYQKNVPILGKGEPLCIPLETKGVHVKDSPLTGVLEEEDQEVDLLDLLPENIELANDEELDEDTAMSPQAMADIEAEMLDLSILNETLDEQHDTVAEGYEAKQCSSPSKLVENILATALSEVGLELLLRLVENCDENDVADSISSVAEVKEKIAGEGQSVLPVELCKERAAKSNRQENVTRHPSHSLAKNLAHGDVELASEMINKDENVHHQEISLLKSSSIDTSSLTQLSQASKTLTEEQLENEKRVQQHQLDQILAVMKQNPEIFGEMTSSDMQDQAKLYSI; encoded by the exons ATGATGAGCTTGAATTGGGTATACGATTATGTCTACCTGCTCGGTGGCCTAAATACCCTATTGCTGGCTGTACTGGTCATACTAGTAACTCGCTATACATTTTTTTCTGCCTCAAAGAAGAAACAAGTTCCGAAGGTAAAAGTGAAAACTCCTCTACCAGAAAAACAACCAAGAAAAAACTTCGCTGCAGGTGACCAAGCAACTCCTTTTGGATGTTCTGCTGAACACTTAAATGAAGTGATGCGATGTGCTTGGATTTTGCACAACTATGAACCGCCCAATACTGAGTTTGGATCAGGAGAGCCATCTGTGAAAGTTGGTAAAAACACTGAAGAG TATCAGAAGAATGTACCGATTCTTGGCAAGGGAGAACCTTTGTGCATTCCACTTGAAACTAAAGGTGTTCATGTGAAGGATAGTCCGCTCACCGGTGTGCTTGAAGAAGAAGATCAAGAG GTAGATTTGTTGGATCTGCTTCcagaaaatattgaattagCAAACGATGAAGAATTGGATGAGGACACTGCCATGAGTCCACAA GCAATGGCTGACATTGAAGCAGAAATGTTGGATTTGAGCATCCTCAATGAAACTTTGGATGAACAGCATGACACAGTTGCTGAAGGATACGAAG CAAAGCAATGCAGTTCCCCGAGTAAACTGGTAGAGAACATTCTGGCAACGGCCTTGAGCGAAGTTGGTTTGGAACTTTTGTTAAGACTAGTGGAGAACTGTGATGAAAACGATGTTGCTGATTCTATCAGCAGTGTAGCTGAAGTTAAGGAGAAAATTGCTGGTGAAGGGCAGAGTGTATTGCCAGTGGAACTATGCAAGGAACGTGCAGCTAAGAGTAACAGACAGGAAAACGTTACAAGGCACCCTTCACATTCTTTGGCAAAAAATTTAGCCCATGGTGATGTAGAGTTGGCAAGTGAAATGATCAATAAAGATGAGAATGTTCATC ACCAAGAAATATCTCTTCTAAAATCAAGTAGTATCGATACCTCTAGTTTGACACAGTTGTCACAGGcttcaaaaacattaacaGAGGAACAGCTGGAAAATGAGAAAAG gGTTCAGCAACATCAACTGGATCAAATACTTGCTGTAATGAAGCAAAATCCAGAAATTTTTGGTGAAATGACATCATCAGATATGCAAGATCAAGCAAAGCTTTACAGCATTTAA
- the LOC143463121 gene encoding uncharacterized protein LOC143463121 isoform X2 produces MMSLNWVYDYVYLLGGLNTLLLAVLVILVTRYTFFSASKKKQVPKVKVKTPLPEKQPRKNFAAGDQATPFGCSAEHLNEVMRCAWILHNYEPPNTEFGSGEPSVKVGKNTEEYQKNVPILGKGEPLCIPLETKGVHVKDSPLTGVLEEEDQEVDLLDLLPENIELANDEELDEDTAMSPQAMADIEAEMLDLSILNETLDEQHDTVAEGYEAKQCSSPSKLVENILATALSEVGLELLLRLVENCDENDVADSISSVAEVKEKIAGEGQSVLPVELCKERAAKSNRQENVTRHPSHSLAKNLAHGDVELASEMINKDENVHHYLTRKARVEALGELKMQLDQEISLLKSSSIDTSSLTQLSQASKTLTEEQLENEKRVQQHQLDQILAVMKQNPEIFGEMTSSDMQDQAKLYSI; encoded by the exons ATGATGAGCTTGAATTGGGTATACGATTATGTCTACCTGCTCGGTGGCCTAAATACCCTATTGCTGGCTGTACTGGTCATACTAGTAACTCGCTATACATTTTTTTCTGCCTCAAAGAAGAAACAAGTTCCGAAGGTAAAAGTGAAAACTCCTCTACCAGAAAAACAACCAAGAAAAAACTTCGCTGCAGGTGACCAAGCAACTCCTTTTGGATGTTCTGCTGAACACTTAAATGAAGTGATGCGATGTGCTTGGATTTTGCACAACTATGAACCGCCCAATACTGAGTTTGGATCAGGAGAGCCATCTGTGAAAGTTGGTAAAAACACTGAAGAG TATCAGAAGAATGTACCGATTCTTGGCAAGGGAGAACCTTTGTGCATTCCACTTGAAACTAAAGGTGTTCATGTGAAGGATAGTCCGCTCACCGGTGTGCTTGAAGAAGAAGATCAAGAG GTAGATTTGTTGGATCTGCTTCcagaaaatattgaattagCAAACGATGAAGAATTGGATGAGGACACTGCCATGAGTCCACAA GCAATGGCTGACATTGAAGCAGAAATGTTGGATTTGAGCATCCTCAATGAAACTTTGGATGAACAGCATGACACAGTTGCTGAAGGATACGAAG CAAAGCAATGCAGTTCCCCGAGTAAACTGGTAGAGAACATTCTGGCAACGGCCTTGAGCGAAGTTGGTTTGGAACTTTTGTTAAGACTAGTGGAGAACTGTGATGAAAACGATGTTGCTGATTCTATCAGCAGTGTAGCTGAAGTTAAGGAGAAAATTGCTGGTGAAGGGCAGAGTGTATTGCCAGTGGAACTATGCAAGGAACGTGCAGCTAAGAGTAACAGACAGGAAAACGTTACAAGGCACCCTTCACATTCTTTGGCAAAAAATTTAGCCCATGGTGATGTAGAGTTGGCAAGTGAAATGATCAATAAAGATGAGAATGTTCATC ATTACTTAACTAGAAAAGCCAGAGTAGAAGCCCTTGGTGAATTGAAAATGCAATTGG ACCAAGAAATATCTCTTCTAAAATCAAGTAGTATCGATACCTCTAGTTTGACACAGTTGTCACAGGcttcaaaaacattaacaGAGGAACAGCTGGAAAATGAGAAAAG gGTTCAGCAACATCAACTGGATCAAATACTTGCTGTAATGAAGCAAAATCCAGAAATTTTTGGTGAAATGACATCATCAGATATGCAAGATCAAGCAAAGCTTTACAGCATTTAA
- the LOC143463121 gene encoding uncharacterized protein LOC143463121 isoform X1, with the protein MMSLNWVYDYVYLLGGLNTLLLAVLVILVTRYTFFSASKKKQVPKVKVKTPLPEKQPRKNFAAGDQATPFGCSAEHLNEVMRCAWILHNYEPPNTEFGSGEPSVKVGKNTEEYQKNVPILGKGEPLCIPLETKGVHVKDSPLTGVLEEEDQEVDLLDLLPENIELANDEELDEDTAMSPQAMADIEAEMLDLSILNETLDEQHDTVAEGYEAKQCSSPSKLVENILATALSEVGLELLLRLVENCDENDVADSISSVAEVKEKIAGEGQSVLPVELCKERAAKSNRQENVTRHPSHSLAKNLAHGDVELASEMINKDENVHHNVTHCLTVCTSNDLFMSGCELVSDYLTRKARVEALGELKMQLDQEISLLKSSSIDTSSLTQLSQASKTLTEEQLENEKRVQQHQLDQILAVMKQNPEIFGEMTSSDMQDQAKLYSI; encoded by the exons ATGATGAGCTTGAATTGGGTATACGATTATGTCTACCTGCTCGGTGGCCTAAATACCCTATTGCTGGCTGTACTGGTCATACTAGTAACTCGCTATACATTTTTTTCTGCCTCAAAGAAGAAACAAGTTCCGAAGGTAAAAGTGAAAACTCCTCTACCAGAAAAACAACCAAGAAAAAACTTCGCTGCAGGTGACCAAGCAACTCCTTTTGGATGTTCTGCTGAACACTTAAATGAAGTGATGCGATGTGCTTGGATTTTGCACAACTATGAACCGCCCAATACTGAGTTTGGATCAGGAGAGCCATCTGTGAAAGTTGGTAAAAACACTGAAGAG TATCAGAAGAATGTACCGATTCTTGGCAAGGGAGAACCTTTGTGCATTCCACTTGAAACTAAAGGTGTTCATGTGAAGGATAGTCCGCTCACCGGTGTGCTTGAAGAAGAAGATCAAGAG GTAGATTTGTTGGATCTGCTTCcagaaaatattgaattagCAAACGATGAAGAATTGGATGAGGACACTGCCATGAGTCCACAA GCAATGGCTGACATTGAAGCAGAAATGTTGGATTTGAGCATCCTCAATGAAACTTTGGATGAACAGCATGACACAGTTGCTGAAGGATACGAAG CAAAGCAATGCAGTTCCCCGAGTAAACTGGTAGAGAACATTCTGGCAACGGCCTTGAGCGAAGTTGGTTTGGAACTTTTGTTAAGACTAGTGGAGAACTGTGATGAAAACGATGTTGCTGATTCTATCAGCAGTGTAGCTGAAGTTAAGGAGAAAATTGCTGGTGAAGGGCAGAGTGTATTGCCAGTGGAACTATGCAAGGAACGTGCAGCTAAGAGTAACAGACAGGAAAACGTTACAAGGCACCCTTCACATTCTTTGGCAAAAAATTTAGCCCATGGTGATGTAGAGTTGGCAAGTGAAATGATCAATAAAGATGAGAATGTTCATC ACAATGTTACTCATTGTTTGACTGTTTGTACTTCTAATGATTTGTTTATGTCTGGATGTGAGTTGGTGTCAGATTACTTAACTAGAAAAGCCAGAGTAGAAGCCCTTGGTGAATTGAAAATGCAATTGG ACCAAGAAATATCTCTTCTAAAATCAAGTAGTATCGATACCTCTAGTTTGACACAGTTGTCACAGGcttcaaaaacattaacaGAGGAACAGCTGGAAAATGAGAAAAG gGTTCAGCAACATCAACTGGATCAAATACTTGCTGTAATGAAGCAAAATCCAGAAATTTTTGGTGAAATGACATCATCAGATATGCAAGATCAAGCAAAGCTTTACAGCATTTAA